ATTAGCTCCACGTGATCCATAAATCGCCGTAGCAGAAGCATCCTTTAAGATGTCGATACTTTCAATATCATTGGGGTTAATCATAGCTAAAGGGCTGACAGCATTGCTTCCTGCAGAAGTAAAATCATTCCCCGCAACCGATCTTCCACTCGTAGACTGATTGGTAGCATCTCCCGAAATCGGAATACCATCGATGATATAAAGGGGCTCGTTGGTACCTGATATTGAAGTCGTTCCCCTAATTTTCATGGAAACAGAACTACCTGGCTGTCCTGAATTATTGGTTATAGAAACCCCGGCAGCTTTACCCTACATCATCTGATCAATACTAACCTGCGGAATATTCTGAAGTTCTTCTGCTTTAATAGAAGAGATAGAACCGTTGATATCGCTTTTCTTTTGTTTTCCGTATCCAATAACTACTACTTCATCAAGGCTTTCGGTATTTTCGGCTAAAACAATACTAATTTGTTTCTTTCCGTTTACTGCTATTTCCTGAGTTTTAAAGCCAATAAAAGAAAAAACCAGCACCGCATTGGAAGCTGCTTTGATTTCGTATTTCCCATCAATATCAGTTGTTGTTCCTTCTTGTGTATTCTTTACAGTAACAGAAACACCCGGAATAGTCATTCCTTTAGCATCCGAAACTACCCCACTGATATTTTGTGCCTTCAGTGAAGAAACGGAAGCAAAAAGCAGCAGGAGGAGGAACAGCCCGGCTTTTTTATTCCATTGGTTAACGTTGAATAATAAATTCCCCATAGTAAATAGTAGTTATAAGTTATATTTAGTAATTATGAAATAAACAAACCGTTAATTTTCGAAATCGATAATTATATAGTTTAATTATTAACAAAAACAAATTTAGTCGACATGTTAACCAAACGTTAATATTATTTTATCATTTATTGATAATATTTTCTCTAACGTTTGCGTAAATAGTACAACCTCACTTTGCAACTAATAAAAACGGGGAATAAAGTATTGTTTTTCAATACAATACCAGAAATAAAACCACTATACTTAAATGACAAAAAATACACCCACTCTTACAAAAATCGCTTCAAACCATAGAATTCTTCGCGGTATTGGCTGGGTGTTGCACTTTTCACGCTTTTAAAAATGCGGTTAAAATTTGCAATATTATTAAATCCTGATTTGAAGGCAATCTCCGAAATACTCAGGTCTTTTTCGACCAGCCAGCGCGAAGCATAGCCCACCCGGATATCATTCAGGTAGTTGACAAAAGTAGTCCCGGTCCGTTTTTTAATAAAGCGGTTAAAGGACACAGCACTCATATTGGCAATAGCCGAAACCTCATCGAGTGTGATCTTATTTGAAAAGTTTTTCTGGACATATTCATACACCAATTTCATTTTATCATCATCTTCAAAAGTATCGTAGTCGACTGTATAGGTAGATAACAAGCGTTGGTTCCTGGAATTTGCCATATCATGCAGGATGGAAATGAACTCTACAAAATAATCCATTCCGTCTAACCGCGATATCTGAACAAAGCGTTCGGATAGCTCTTTGGCAGTCTTTTTAGAGAATAAAATGCCATGAATAGAGCGGTTGAACATATCTTTAATAGGCATCATGATCCTTCGTGACAATAAAGTGTCATCAAAAAGATCATTGTGGAATTGAATTGTAATCTCATGGATTTTCTTCTGCCTGCATTGATGCAATTCCCAACCATGGTATAAATTCGGGCCAACCAATACCAGTTCGATATCATCAATCTCCTCCATATGATCCCCAACAATGCGCTTCACGCCTTTCCCATTGGAGATAAAATTGATTTCGTACTCCGGATGAAAGTGAATCGGAAAATCAAAATTATCCTTAACCCGATCAAAGACCAAAAAGCTGTCTCCGGAAGAAAGTGGTGTAATTTCACGATGGAATTTATTGAGGGGATTCATATCTGTTATTTTTGCTGCAATTATATGATATAAATTTGATAAAATAATATTATCCCAAATTTATTTGACTCCCTATCTTTGAGGTTTAGGAAAAATAATGTTCGTAAATATTTTATTCCTTAAATATATTTGTCCATTCCTTACGAAATTGACAAAAAATAACACTATTTACTGAACTGCCTTTTCAAGTATTCAGAGGATAGCTGACCACAATACCATAAACATGAAAAAAAACGCTTTACTACTGATTGCCTGCACATTCCTCTGCTTTTCGGGTGGGATGCTGGCACAGCAAAAAAATAAACTACCGGTCGTATCCGATAGCAGTGCCACACCCGAAACCCAAAACCTCTACCGCAATCTTTTTGCCTTAAAAGAAAAAGGATTTTTGTTTGGCCACCAGGATGACCTGGCGTATGGTGTAAAATGGCGGGGTGAATCAGGCCGAAGTGATGTCAAAGAAGTTACAGGCGATTATCCGGGAGTATATGGCTGGGATATTGGCGGCCTGGAACAGCAAAGCGATAAAAATATTGACGGGGTGCCATTTTCCAAAATGAAAACGCTTATCAAAGCTGTTTACGATCGTGGCGGAGTCAATACCATCAGCTGGCACCAGGACAATCCGCTTACTGGAAAAAATGCCTGGGATACCACTCCAGGGTCATTAGCTTCAGTAGTACCCGGTGGCGCAAAACACGAGTTATTCAACAGCTGGCTGGATATTTCGGCCCAATTTTTCCTGTCCCTAAAAGGCAGCGATGGAAAAGCCATCCCAATACTATACCGCCCTTATCATGAACTTACGGGAACCTGGTTCTGGTGGTGCAAAAATAATGGTACAGCCGAAGAATTTAAAACACTATGGAAATATACTGTCAATTACCTGAAATCAAAAGGAGTACACAACCTGATTTATGTGTACAACACCTCCGATTTCACCTCCAAAGCTGACTTTTTGGAATACTATCCCGGCCCTGAATATGCCGATATATTGAGTTTTGATACCTACCAATATAAAGATCCTGCTGAAAACCAGGATTTTGAAAGCAATGTCAACCGGCAGTTTGCTATCATTGATACCATTGCCCAGGAACAGCACAAACTGATTGCGTTTGCCGAGACCGGATATGAAGCAATCCCTTATCCAAAATGGTGGACCCAAACACTATTAAAAGCCATTGGCACCTATAAAGTATCCTTCGTATTGGCCTGGAGAAACCATGGCTGGAATGAAAGTTCCACACCGCCGCGCATGCACTATTATGTACCTTACAAAGGAGGTCCTAATGAACAGGATTTTATTGATTTCTATCATTTGAAAAACACCTTGTTCCAATCGGATGCAACCAAAGAAAAACTGTATCGCAAAAAGTAACAGCCACCATTTCAACTTAAAACAATCCATTAGAATGCACGATAAAGTTTCTTTAAAAGAAAAAGTAGGCTACGGCCTTGGGGATGCTGCTTCCTCCATGTTTTGGAAAATATTCAGCATGTACCTCCTGTTTTTTTATACCGATGTATTCGGGCTGGCACCCGCTGTGGTAGGGACGATGTTCCTGGTCACACGCATTTGGGATTCCTGCTTTGATCCTATAGTAGGGATTATTGCCGACCGTACCAAAAGCCGTTGGGGAAAATTCAGGCCCTATCTTTTATGGGTAGCCATTCCTTTTGGTGTTATCGGTGTGCTTACATTTTACACTCCCGATTTTGACGAAAAAGGCAAAATAATTTATGCTTACATCACCTATTCCCTGATGATGATGGTGTATTCGATGATTAATGTACCCTATGCTTCACTGCTGGGCGTTATTTCTCCGGATCGTAAAGAACGTACGACACTCTCCTCCTACCGAATGGTATTTGCCTTTGCCGGAAGCCTTTTAGCCTTATGGCTTTTGGAGCCGTTAGTACTCTATTTTGGTGGAAACCTGAACTCCAAAACCGGATGGCTCATGACCAGTATCATCTTCGGCTGTATTACTACACTCTTTTTCTGGGGTTGTTTTTTCCTGACGAAAGAAAGAGTACAACCCATTTCCGAAGAAAAAAATAACCTGAAGGCAGACATTAGCGATTTATTTAAAAACAGGCCCTGGTGGATTCTTCTCGGTGCCGGAATTGGTGCACTGATATTCAATTCCATCCGCGATGGTGCTGCCGTATATTATTTCAAGTATTATGTCAGCAATGCTACCGGGATCAGCCTGGAACTCTTTGGACAAAGTTTTAACATGACGCCTACTTCCTTATACCTGGTCCTCGGACAGGCTGCCAATATTATCGGGGTTATTGCCGCAACACCAATTGCCAACAGGATTGGCAAGAAAAAGACCTTTTTAGGGGCTACGGCACTTGCCGCACTGCTAAGCTGTATCTTTTTTTGGTTCGGGAAAGAAGATGTTGCCCTTATCATGATTTTCCAGGTGCTCATCAGCATCTGTGCAGGATGCATCTTCCCGTTAATCTGGTCGATGTATGCCGATAGTGCCGATTATTCCGAATGGAAACGGGGCAGGCGCGCTACGGGGCTTGTATTTTCCGCCTCTTCCATGTCACAAAAATTCGGATGGACTATCGGAGGTGCAGCAACCGGATGGCTATTGGGCTATTACGGATTCCAGGCCAATGTCGTACAAACCGCCACTACCCAAACCGGCATCCAGCTCATGCTTAGCCTACTCCCGGCCGCAGCCGCCATTATCTCGGTACTTTTCATCTTTTTTTATCCGTTGACAGAAGAAAAGCTGCAAATCATCGAAAATGACCTGAACACCAAAAGAAAACTTTCATAATTGACTAAATACAGAATCCAGAATTATAGTATATGACTACAATAACCAACACCATTTTCGAAGATCGAAAAAGTGAGCTGATACAAGAACACCAGCTGCTAACCCATAAAAAAAATGATCCGGTATCCACTGCCGGAAACGGGATCTATGAACGCTATCAAAATCCTGTTGTTACGGCAGCACATGCCCCATTAGCCTGGCGTTTTGACTTTAATGCCAAGACAAATCCATTCCTGCTGGAGCGTGTAGCCATCAATGCAGCTTTCAATGCCGGCGCCCTAAAATGGCAGGATCGTTATATCCTTTGCGTACGCGTGGAAGGTGTAGACCGGAAATCTTTTTTTGCTATCGCAGAAAGCCCTAATGGCGTAGACAACTTTAACTTCTGGGAAAAACCATGTGTTATCCCACAGATTCCGGGAGAACCGGATACCAATGTCTATGATATGCGTTTGGTACAACATGAAGACGGCTGGATTTATGGGATATTCTGTACAGAACGTAAAGATCCGGGTGCGCCCAAAGGAGATACCAGTGCAGCCATTGCCAATGCAGGGATTGTACGTACCAAAGATTTAGTGCAGTGGGAAAGGCTTCCAGACCTGATTTCAAAGACAGGGCAACAGCGTAATGTGGTACTGCATCCAGAATTCATCAATGGAAAATACGCTTTATATACCCGTCCGCAGGATGGCTTCATTGACGTTGGAAACGGTGGTGGAATTGGCCTCGGTTATGTAGAATCGATGGAAAATCCTGTAGTCCTGAATGAAACGATTATATTTGGAAAAATCTACCATACCATTTACGAATTGAAAAACGGACTGGGCCCGGCACCTATCAAAACCGACAAAGGCTGGTTGCACATGGCACATGGCGTGCGGAATACTGCCGCAGGACTGCGTTATACCTGCTATATGTTTATGACAGACCTTAACGATATTGCTAAAGTAACCCACGTTCCAGCCGGTCATTTTCTGGCACCGGAAAATGAAGAACGCGTAGGCGATGTTTCCAATGTGCTTTTTTGCAACGGATGGATTGCCGATACTGATGGAAAGGTCTATATCTATTATGCTTCTTCCGATACGCGCATGCATGTAGCCGTATCCTCAGTAGACAAACTGGTTGATTATGTATTGAATTCTCCACAGGACACCTTTACCTCTGCAGGATCTGTACAAACGATCATTCAATTGGTAGATACCAATAAATCATTTTTATAAGCCCCGCTTTATACTACTAACCTGCAGCCACAAGCTGCAGGTTTAATATCTTTTACACCAATGCCGCAACATCACACTATTACCTCCGAAATATCCCAGGAACTACACAACATCCTCCAGTATTGGAGTACACATACCGTAGATACCCAACATGGTGGATTTATCGGTCAGATTGATACGGACAACCAAATTCAGGAACTGGCCGAAAAAGGATCAGTGTTGAATGCGCGTATATTGTGGTCTTTTGCAGCAGCCTATCCGGTTACCAAAGACAAGCAGCATTTAGAATTGGCCGAAAGGGCTTTCCACTACCTCAGGGATTATTTTTATGATCCGGAAAATGGTGGTATCTACTGGAGTGTACACTATGACGGTACTCCTAAAGACACCAAAAATCAAATCTATGCTATTGCCTTTACCATCTATGGGCTGAGTGAGTTCTATGCCGTCTCCCAAAATGAAGAAGCCCTGCAATTGGCCATCCGATTGTACCAAAAAATAGAACAATACAGTTTTGATCCGGTAAATAAAGGTTATTTTGAAGCTTTTACACAAGATTGGAACCCGATCCAGGACCAAAGGCTGAGTGATAAAGATGCCAACGAAAAGAAAACAATGAATACCCATCTTCACATTGTGGAGGCTTATGCAAATTTATACCGGGTATGGAAAGATGAAACGTTGCGCACCGTGATAATCCAGCTATTGGAAACCATTGCGGCCCATTTTATCAATCCTGAAACCTGGCACTTGAAATTATTCTTTGATGATTTATGGAACGAAAAACCCGATGTGATTTCCTATGGCCACGATATTGAAGCAGCCTGGCTGTTACAATGGTGTGCCGAAATCTCGGAATCCGAACCTTTGATAGCCCGATACCGGGAGTATGCTGTACAAATGGCTGAAGTTACCAAAGAAGGAATCGATACTGATGGTGGATTATGGTATGAATTTGACCCTGAAAAAAAAGAAATGATTGCCGAAAAACACTGGTGGCCCCAGGCGGAGCTCTGGATTGGGATGATCAATGCCTGGCAGCTTACCGGTAACGCAGCATACTACAAAATCTTTGAAAAAAACTGGCGCTTTGTACAGCGATACCTGCTGGATACTCAAAACGGCGAATGGATTTGGGGTATCCATGCTGATACAACATCAATAGCCAAAGACAAAGCTGGATTCTGGAAATGTCCATATCATAATTCCAGAGCCTGTATCGAAGTCCTAAAACGTCTTAATGAAGAACCTCATAACTAATAGCATAGCACAATTTTACCGATACACATCGCTTCCAAAAAATATTCTTATGAACAAAATAATCGCCCTGACCGTATTGCTGCTTTCTCTTTTGGTAACACCCTCCCATGCACAAAAATTCATCACTGTCCGGGATGGTAATTTTATCAAAAATAAAAAGCCCTATCACTATATTGGTGCCAACTATTGGTATGGTGGACTGGCGGCAGCCAAAAATGGAGACCGGAAAAGAGTGCTTAAGGAACTGGACGAACTGAAATCCAGGGGGATTACCAACCTCCGTATATTGGTAGGAGCCGAAAGCGGAGAACAGGACTTTACTGTAAGTCCGGCACTGCAGCCACAACAAGGAACATACGATGAGACTTTGCTGGACGGACTGGATTACTTGTTAGCTGAAATGGGCAAACGTGATATGGACGCCGTACTTTACCTCAACAACAACTGGGAATGGTCTGGAGGAATGGCACAATACCTGGAGTGGAATGGGTATGGAAAACTTCCCAACCCTAATGTAGCCCCAAACACCTGGCCGCAGTTTATGGCCTATACCAAACAGTTTTACAGTTGTGCACCATGCAAACTGGCTTTTGAAAATCATATTCGCTTTATACTGGGGAGAACTAATGCCTATACGCATAAAAAATACACGGACGATCCCGCGATTATGGCCTGGCAGCTGGCAAACGAACCCCGCATTTTTACTCCGGAAAATGAAGCTGCATTTACAGCATGGCTTACTACTACCGTCAACCTAATCGACAGCTTAGACCCCAATCACCTGATTTCTACAGGATCGGAAGGTAAAGCCGGATCGAATGATGATCTGCAAACCTTCCAAAGAACCCATGACAATCCAAAAATAGATTACCTGACCATGCACATCTGGCCCAAAAACTGGGGCTGGTACCAAGTCAATGATGAAGCTGGCTCTACCCCTGTCGCTATTGCCAAAACAATCGAATATATCGACAGCCATATTACTGTAGCAAAAGCACTGAATAAACCCATCGTATTAGAAGAGTTTGGCTATCCGAGAGCACAGGAAAGCCTGTCCAAAACAGCGGAGCTTACCTACCGCAACCAGTTTTATAAAGCCATCTTTCAAAGACTTGTGACGAGCATTGAAGCACACGAACCATTTACAGCCCTCAACTTCTGGGGTTATGGTGGTTATGGAAAAAATGATCCCAAAAATGGGAAATGGAAAAAGGGAGATGACTTTACTGCCGATCCTCCACAGGAACCGCAGGGATTTAATTCTGTTTTTTCCACTGATACGACTACATTAGAGCTCATTAAGGAATACAATGCCAAAATCAGGAAATAATACCGAAAAGAAAACCCGCCTATGAATTAGGTCTTTCATCAGGAGTATTTCAATGCGGGAGGCTTCCGTCTGCTATTGTTTGGTATATTTGCGCCAATAAGTTCTTTTACTTTATTTCTTTCAAATGGAAAAGGTCCCCGGCAACCGGGGTGAATAGGGAATCGTGTGCAAATCACGAACTGTCGCGCAACTGTAAGTAATACTATAAGTTTTACCCTTGAAGTCCACTGTCATCACACTGATGGGAAGGACGGTAAAATATTACAAGTCAGGAGACCTGCCTTTACCAACTTGACAATGCTTTCGCGGTTTGAAGCCTTGGTTACTGTTCTATGGGATAGCTCTATCCTGTACCTACTGTTTTCCTGCTTCTTAAGGCATTGTGAAATCTGGCCAAAGAGCTTTTAACTAATTTATTTAATTTTTTAAAAGCAGAAAAACATGCAGACATTTAGCCACAGCACCCTGGAAATGGGCAGCTACATCCGGCTTCAGAAAACCTGGAGCAATGCCCTGATCCGTCATCCTTTACCTGTTCCTGACCTGGCTTTACTTCGCCATTTACAGGGCAAAACAGATGCTCTTGTTAAAGAAATCAGAATACCGCGACCAGTTCTTTTATAGTTCATTATTTTAATTTAATTTTATAGCACGTAAAAAATCACCTCGCTTTATAACTTTAAAATAAAAGTCAATTAGAAAAAGACTACTATTCCCAACAATAAATGATCACTAAACAAAATGCAGTAATCTCTGCCCTAGGAGGTTACACCCCAGACACCATTCTGGACAATAAAATGCTTGAAAAAATGGTAGATACTTCCGACGAGTGGATTACCTCCCGAACCGGAATCAAAGAGCGTAGGATTTTATCCGATAGCACACTTGCTACTTCTGATATGGCTGCTTTTGCTATCAAAAACTTACTGGATAATTCCGGTGTAGCCCCAGAAGAAATAGAATGCCTGATATTAGCCACATCCACACCCGATCATATCCTGACCCCGACTGCAAGTCTTGTCTGTGAAAAAGCAGGACTTAAAAATGCCTGGGGTTTTGATTTTAATGCCGCTTGTAGCGGTTTCTTATTTGCATTATCTACCGGAGCTGCTTTTATTGAAAGCCGCCGACATAAAAAAGTGTTAGTCGTAGGTGCAGACCAGATGAGTGCCATTGTAAACTATGAAGACCGTAATACCTGCGTGCTTTTTGGTGATGGTGCCGGTGCAGTTTTATTAGAGCCTGCAAACGAAGGCGAAGGAGTGATCGACAGTATTTTTAAAACAGATGGTAGTGGTACCCAATTCCTATCGGTTCCTGCAGGCGGATCATTATATCCGGCTTCTGAGGAAACTATAGCAGGGAAAAAACATTTTGTGCATCAGGATGGGAAAACAGTATTTAAGAATGCGATCAACGGAATGAGCAGTACCTCGAGTGCCATCATGGAACGAAATAACCTCGATGCCGATGCTGTAGACTGGATCATTCCGCACCAGGCTAACCTGCGTATCATACAAGCCGTAAGCGACAGGTTAAAATTCCCTATCGAAAAGGTAAAGATAAACATCCAGAAATACGGAAATACTACAGCAGCAACGATTCCGTTATGCCTGTGGGATTTTAAAGACGATTTCAAACCGGGAGAGAACATTGTACTCACCGCATTTGGAGCCGGATTCACCTGGGGGAGTACCTACCTGAAATGGGGAACTTTGCGAAAAGCCAACTAAAATAATACCCTTTTTGCAAACTGTTATTGCTTATAGGCCATTCACCCTTATAGCAAATTACAATTATTAAGAAATTCAAAATGACATTAGAAGAAAAAATAAATGCTGCCGAAACCCATATTTTTAAAGCAGTATTCCCCAATACCACAAACCACTATGATACTTTATTCGGAGGTACAGCCATGCAGCTGATGGATGAAGTGGCTTTTATTACAGCTACCCGTTTCAGTCGCCAGCGTGTTGTAACCGTAAGCAGTGACCGTATTGATTTTAAAAAACCAATCCCTGCCGGGACTTTTGCCGAACTTATCGGGAAAGTAACCCATATCGGAAATACCAGTATGCAGGTTCACGTAGAAATTTTTGTAGAAAAAATGTATTCTACCGAGCGCGAAAAAGCAATTACCGGCAACTTTACTTTTGTTGCGGTAAATGAAAATAAAGAGCCTGTCTCGATTATCAAATAAGGTATTGCTTCAGCTCTTACAATGTAAAAGAGGCTATCTCACAAATCGTGAAATAGCCTCTTTTTTTGTTGATTAATATATGATATGTCATGGTTACAATCATACACTATAACAGAAGCTCCAGAACATCCCTAAAAAAACAGGAACTTCCTACAGCAATTAAATACACGCCTATAGAAATTGAATCCACACCTACCGAAGCTTAATACACGCCTATAGAAATTGAATCCACACCTACCGAAGCTCAATACACGCCTATAGAAATTAAATACACACCTACCGAAACTCAATACACGCCTATAGAAATTGAATCCACACCTACCGAAGCTCAATACACGCCTATAGAAATTAAATACACACCTACCGAAACTCAATACACGCCTATAGAAATTAAATACACACCTACCGAAACTCAATACACGCCTATAGAAATTAAACACACACCTACCGAAGCTCAATACACGCCTACAGCAATTGAATCTACACCTATAGAAGCTCAATACACGCCTACAGCAAGTAGAGACACACCAACCGAAGAACGTTATAAATCGGTAGTATTGGGAGTAGTCGTTAGATTGTGTAAACGTAGAAATTGATTTTAATTTGATTTGAGATTTTAAGGCTTAGCCAAAAAACAACAGATCATTAAGTATAGAATTTAAAAGAACTACATTTAAATAATTTAAAAAGAGCGGATTATGATCGAAGATGGTAAATTACCCAAAGATTTTGCAAAGCAATTTAAAAACAAAGAAGACTTCCATACTTTTTTTCAAGACCTGTATAAACAAGGCATTGAACAGCTACTCCAGGGAGAATTGGATGCTCATCTGGGATATGAGAAGCATAATATTGACGGATACAATACAGGCAATAGCCGTAATGGTTCTTTCTCAAAGAATATAAAATCAGAGACTTTGGGCAATATGGTCCTGGCTATTCCCCGGGATAGAAATGGTGAATTCGAGCCTCAGGTCATCGGAAAAGGCCAATCGATGAGTGAAAAGATTGAAGATGCTATTTTAGGAATGTACAGTCGTGGAATGACCCGTAGTGATATTGTAGAACAAGTTAAAGAAGTTTATGGGATATCAGTAAGTGAGTCCACGATTTCGACCATCTCTGATAGAATACTGGCTGATGTTGATTTATGGACTAAAAGGGCTTTAGAACCACAGTATCTGATTGTTTGGATGGATGCTGTGCATATGAAAGTAAGAACAGATGGGAAATATGAAAACCATGCAATTTACATTGTAATCGGACTAAAAACAGATGGTAAGAAAGAAGTATTAGGAATGTGGCTAAATAAAGAAGAGTCGGCTTCATTTTGGATGACTGTACTCTCTGACATAAAATCTCGTGGAGTAAAGGATATTCTCATTGCCTGTACAGATAACCTTACCGGATTTACAAAAGCTATCAGAGGTGTTTTTCCAAATACAGAATCCCAGCTTTGCATTGTTCATCAAATAAGGAATAGCCTTAAGTTTGTAGTAGTTAAGGATAGAAAAGCATTTTGCAGTGCAATGAAAGAAGTATATACTGCAATAAATCAGGAAGAAGCCGTTTTAGCTCTGGCTGAATTTAAAAAAAACTGGGAAGCAAAATATAAATATGCCGTTTGCTCCTGGGAAAAGAATTGGGAAAATCTCATGCCTTTTTTGGCCTATCCTGCTGAAATCAGGAAAATAATGTACACCACAAATACAATAGAAAACTTAAACAGGGGAATTAGAAAATATACCAAAACAAAAGTGCAGTTCCCAGATGAAAAAAGCGTCAAGAAATCAGTCTATTTAGCAATACAAAATTGTGAAAAAAGCTGGATAAATGCAATACCAAGCTGGGGATTAATCATGAATCAGTTCTTGGTCATATTTGGAGAAAGGTGTAATATTAAACACTAAGAACTGTTTACACAAAATTTCGACCAGTCTCGTAGTATTCTTACGAATCATTATGGCAGCAAAGTAGTAGCATTCCTTTTATAGATTATTGCTTATCCTCATCAGATCGTGACCTGCTGTAATCGTACCGCCCTTTGTTCTAGTAAACTCCTGGTTCCTATCATTAGGAGCGAAAGAATCCCAAATCCCATTCCCGCCCAGGGTATCAGGCCTGTACTGTATTCCGCGATAATCCATCCGCCTACAGCAGTCCCAACAGCGACACCCAAATTTCCAAACGAAGTGGCCAGGCTATTGGCAAACTCAAGCGCATCAGGCGCGGCAGAGATCATATAGGCCGAAGCATTCAGGAAGCAGGGTGCATACATAAATCCCCAAAAGGCCACTATAATAATTATACCTGTCGTTCCACCTCCGGAATATTGTAAA
The Flavobacterium kingsejongi genome window above contains:
- a CDS encoding carboxypeptidase-like regulatory domain-containing protein, translating into MGNLLFNVNQWNKKAGLFLLLLLFASVSSLKAQNISGVVSDAKGMTIPGVSVTVKNTQEGTTTDIDGKYEIKAASNAVLVFSFIGFKTQEIAVNGKKQISIVLAENTESLDEVVVIGYGKQKKSDINGSISSIKAEELQNIPQVSIDQMM
- a CDS encoding AraC family transcriptional regulator — its product is MNPLNKFHREITPLSSGDSFLVFDRVKDNFDFPIHFHPEYEINFISNGKGVKRIVGDHMEEIDDIELVLVGPNLYHGWELHQCRQKKIHEITIQFHNDLFDDTLLSRRIMMPIKDMFNRSIHGILFSKKTAKELSERFVQISRLDGMDYFVEFISILHDMANSRNQRLLSTYTVDYDTFEDDDKMKLVYEYVQKNFSNKITLDEVSAIANMSAVSFNRFIKKRTGTTFVNYLNDIRVGYASRWLVEKDLSISEIAFKSGFNNIANFNRIFKSVKSATPSQYREEFYGLKRFL
- a CDS encoding glycoside hydrolase family 26 protein, yielding MKKNALLLIACTFLCFSGGMLAQQKNKLPVVSDSSATPETQNLYRNLFALKEKGFLFGHQDDLAYGVKWRGESGRSDVKEVTGDYPGVYGWDIGGLEQQSDKNIDGVPFSKMKTLIKAVYDRGGVNTISWHQDNPLTGKNAWDTTPGSLASVVPGGAKHELFNSWLDISAQFFLSLKGSDGKAIPILYRPYHELTGTWFWWCKNNGTAEEFKTLWKYTVNYLKSKGVHNLIYVYNTSDFTSKADFLEYYPGPEYADILSFDTYQYKDPAENQDFESNVNRQFAIIDTIAQEQHKLIAFAETGYEAIPYPKWWTQTLLKAIGTYKVSFVLAWRNHGWNESSTPPRMHYYVPYKGGPNEQDFIDFYHLKNTLFQSDATKEKLYRKK
- a CDS encoding MFS transporter, producing MHDKVSLKEKVGYGLGDAASSMFWKIFSMYLLFFYTDVFGLAPAVVGTMFLVTRIWDSCFDPIVGIIADRTKSRWGKFRPYLLWVAIPFGVIGVLTFYTPDFDEKGKIIYAYITYSLMMMVYSMINVPYASLLGVISPDRKERTTLSSYRMVFAFAGSLLALWLLEPLVLYFGGNLNSKTGWLMTSIIFGCITTLFFWGCFFLTKERVQPISEEKNNLKADISDLFKNRPWWILLGAGIGALIFNSIRDGAAVYYFKYYVSNATGISLELFGQSFNMTPTSLYLVLGQAANIIGVIAATPIANRIGKKKTFLGATALAALLSCIFFWFGKEDVALIMIFQVLISICAGCIFPLIWSMYADSADYSEWKRGRRATGLVFSASSMSQKFGWTIGGAATGWLLGYYGFQANVVQTATTQTGIQLMLSLLPAAAAIISVLFIFFYPLTEEKLQIIENDLNTKRKLS
- a CDS encoding glycosidase; its protein translation is MTTITNTIFEDRKSELIQEHQLLTHKKNDPVSTAGNGIYERYQNPVVTAAHAPLAWRFDFNAKTNPFLLERVAINAAFNAGALKWQDRYILCVRVEGVDRKSFFAIAESPNGVDNFNFWEKPCVIPQIPGEPDTNVYDMRLVQHEDGWIYGIFCTERKDPGAPKGDTSAAIANAGIVRTKDLVQWERLPDLISKTGQQRNVVLHPEFINGKYALYTRPQDGFIDVGNGGGIGLGYVESMENPVVLNETIIFGKIYHTIYELKNGLGPAPIKTDKGWLHMAHGVRNTAAGLRYTCYMFMTDLNDIAKVTHVPAGHFLAPENEERVGDVSNVLFCNGWIADTDGKVYIYYASSDTRMHVAVSSVDKLVDYVLNSPQDTFTSAGSVQTIIQLVDTNKSFL
- a CDS encoding AGE family epimerase/isomerase; this translates as MPQHHTITSEISQELHNILQYWSTHTVDTQHGGFIGQIDTDNQIQELAEKGSVLNARILWSFAAAYPVTKDKQHLELAERAFHYLRDYFYDPENGGIYWSVHYDGTPKDTKNQIYAIAFTIYGLSEFYAVSQNEEALQLAIRLYQKIEQYSFDPVNKGYFEAFTQDWNPIQDQRLSDKDANEKKTMNTHLHIVEAYANLYRVWKDETLRTVIIQLLETIAAHFINPETWHLKLFFDDLWNEKPDVISYGHDIEAAWLLQWCAEISESEPLIARYREYAVQMAEVTKEGIDTDGGLWYEFDPEKKEMIAEKHWWPQAELWIGMINAWQLTGNAAYYKIFEKNWRFVQRYLLDTQNGEWIWGIHADTTSIAKDKAGFWKCPYHNSRACIEVLKRLNEEPHN
- a CDS encoding glycoside hydrolase 5 family protein, which encodes MNKIIALTVLLLSLLVTPSHAQKFITVRDGNFIKNKKPYHYIGANYWYGGLAAAKNGDRKRVLKELDELKSRGITNLRILVGAESGEQDFTVSPALQPQQGTYDETLLDGLDYLLAEMGKRDMDAVLYLNNNWEWSGGMAQYLEWNGYGKLPNPNVAPNTWPQFMAYTKQFYSCAPCKLAFENHIRFILGRTNAYTHKKYTDDPAIMAWQLANEPRIFTPENEAAFTAWLTTTVNLIDSLDPNHLISTGSEGKAGSNDDLQTFQRTHDNPKIDYLTMHIWPKNWGWYQVNDEAGSTPVAIAKTIEYIDSHITVAKALNKPIVLEEFGYPRAQESLSKTAELTYRNQFYKAIFQRLVTSIEAHEPFTALNFWGYGGYGKNDPKNGKWKKGDDFTADPPQEPQGFNSVFSTDTTTLELIKEYNAKIRK